A single Plasmodium yoelii strain 17X genome assembly, chromosome: 10 DNA region contains:
- a CDS encoding PIR protein encodes MDDNLCSKFDFLRNYLPDKLGDTPKIELKKIKDYEKYCPDDNCNTEIDKVTIGFLWLLGQYYSIPHNKSYNENNMNAFFLYMISWFSYKLKQNTDHKSIQINDFYTKHVQNCDKYKRFIDDSTRFTDLDNVLVKKSDFLNINIEDMSNFYDAFKLICNMYGKVSKNEYDNTLSNNAIDFIIKYTELKNGSNIKDNLHNQILSALSTNYNNLKNKCDNAKPSNFSSLPEITTNISALTSEYTSSSSSIGNKLFTVLSIFGAIAFFLGISYKYSLFGFRKRAQKQYIREKIKNIKKRMNH; translated from the exons ATGGACGATAATCTA tgttcaaaatttgattttttgaGGAATTATTTACCTGATAAATTAGGCGATACACCAAAAATTgaacttaaaaaaattaaagattaCGAAAAATACTGCCCTGATGATAACTGCAATACTGAAATCGATAAAGTTACGATTGGATTTTTATGGTTACTTGGACAATATTATTCTATACCCCACAATAAAagttataatgaaaataatatgaatgcattttttctatatatgaTTTCATGGTTTAGTTACAAATTAAAGCAAAATACAGATCACAAATCCATCCAAATAAacgatttttatactaaACATGTACAAAATtgtgataaatataaaagatttATAGATGATTCCACTAGATTTACAGATCTTGATAATGTCTTAGTTAAAAAAAGtgattttttgaatattaatattgaagatatgtctaatttttatgatgcattcaAATTAATATGTAACATGTATGGTAAAGTTTCAAAGAATGAATATGACAATACACTGTCAAATAATGCTATtgattttattatcaaataTACAGAGCTCAAAAATGGCAGTAATATTAAAGATAACTTACATAATCAAATATTGTCTGCTTTATCAactaattataataatttaaaaaataaatgtgataATGCTAAGCCTAGCAATTTTTCATCCCTTCCAGAAATAACAACAAACATTTCTGCACTAACATCAGAATatacatcatcaagttcgtcgataggaaataaattatttacagttttatcgatatttggtgcaatagcattttttttaggaatttcttataag tattcgttatttggatttcggaaacgagctcaaaaacaatatataagagaaaaaataaaaaatataaagaagagaatgaatcattaa
- a CDS encoding PIR protein, with the protein MSYKECDAINEIDNYFVDVPNNSRKDGSGDLLNVYCPNKNCSNDEEKIISGFIMLLKMVDNENINSEKLVEFAILWLSYKLNKKKEIGTTRLYDFYTENIEKNSCYKGNIPTDSNSNINKDVIENKIRSMDIDIKDISNFYDAFKSLCNMYSEINAENNTECKTCLENAGEFFEKCEKVKNVFDITKGSSYLQLWSSLSNDYKNFENNYNSNWCDNVPSVVACPRSSITKNTLITIAIIFVASSILLGVSYKYSLFGFRKRSQKQHLREMLKK; encoded by the exons ATGTCTTATAAAGAg TGTGATGCAATTAATGAGATtgataattattttgttgATGTTCCTAACAACTCGAGAAAAGATGGTTCTGGGGATTTATTAAATGTGTATTGCCCTAATAAGAACTGTAGTAATGATGAAGAAAAGATTATCTCTGGTTTTATAATGTTACTAAAAATGGttgataatgaaaatataaatagtgaAAAACTTGTTGAATTcgctattttatggttaagttataaactaaataaaaaaaaagaaattggAACCACCAGATTATACGATTTTTATActgaaaatatagaaaaaaatagttgTTATAAGGGGAATATACCTACTGATAGTAATAGTAATATTAATAAGGAtgttatagaaaataaaataagatcgatggatattgatattaaagatatatctaatttttatgatgcatttaaatcattatgtaacatgtataGTGAAATTAATGCAGAAAATAATACTGAATGCAAAACATGTTTAGAAAATGCTGgagaattttttgaaaaatgtgaaaaagttaaaaatgtttttgatATTACTAAAGGAAGTTCTTATTTACAACTATGGTCtagtttatcaaatgattataaaaattttgaaaataattataatagtaATTGGTGTGATAATGTCCCATCAGTTGTAGCTTGTCCACGAAGTtcaataacaaaaaatacactaattacaattgcaattatatttgttgcatcatcaattttattgggagtttcttataag tattcgttatttggatttcggaaacgatctcaaaaacaacatttaagagaaatgctaaaaaaataa
- a CDS encoding PIR protein — MNEYMWNKFIFVRTNFTYDQNNKNYRFTNNKHFEEHCTNKCNTDIDKINAVCLHLFNELFGTSNSFEVNSKNNINIVEYIIIWLSYILSLKSHEGITNLNDFYNQYINKGDKYNKKIDDVTAYNSYKDLIDKKKNLMSIGIKDMSRFYHAFNELCNMYYRFDKNKADCKNYLKDAKNFVKKYDELNEDYNNGKDNPYNQLLSTLSNDYNRFKNICNDAQSSNFPSLPTYSRKFLIKRTLIPIAFIFVTVSIFLGIAYKYSLLGFRKRSQKQCLRERIKNIKKKMTNNI, encoded by the exons ATGAATGAATAtatg tgGAACAAGTTCATTTTTGTAAGGACGAATTTTACATATGATCAGAATAATAAGAATTATAGatttacaaataataaacattTCGAAGAGCATTGTACTAATAAGTGTAATACGgatatcgataaaattaatgctgTGTGTTTACATTTGTTTAATGAACTCTTTGGGACTTCTAATTCGTTTGAGGTTAactcaaaaaataatatcaatattgttgagtacattataatatggttaagttatatattAAGCCTAAAATCACATGAGGGAATCACCAAtctaaatgatttttataatcaatatataaataaggGTGATAAGTATAATAAGAAAATAGATGATGTTACTGCTTATAATAGTTATAAAgatcttatagataaaaaaaaaaatttgatgaGTATTGGTATTAAAGATATGTCTAGATTTTATCATGCATTTAATGAATTATGTAATATGTATTATCGATTTGATAAAAACAAGGCAGATTGCAAGAATTATTTGAAAGATGCTaaaaattttgttaaaaaatatgatgaactTAATGAAgattataataatggtaAAGATAACCCATATAATCAATTATTatctacattatcaaatgattataataggtttaaaaatatatgtaatgatGCTCAATCTAGCAACTTTCCATCACTTCCAACATATTCAcgaaaatttttaataaaaaggaCACTAATTCCAAttgcatttatatttgttacagtatcaattttcttgggaattgcatataag tattcgttacttggatttcggaaacgatctcaaaagCAATGTTTAAgagaaagaataaaaaatataaagaagaaaatgacaAATAACATATGA
- a CDS encoding PIR protein, whose protein sequence is MNVEVCKRFKNVWEDFPDKLVNEKYHFNDDKLFKTYCTNNCTSYINKMNAGFLYFFNEFFGNSSVFESVAKSNINIVEYIMIWLSYMFNLKKDNSINTIDMFYSNYIDNNKYKNSIYDAGAYNSYDDLINKKKELMNMKIKDISKFYDPFKLLCEMYNEFDENKKDCTQYSEKAKQFVEKYEKLNGDPNNTDDSSYKQLLCTLSTDYDNFKKKCNDSSSLPTIDKTKIPEKCSKQISGHISEVTSSSSSIASKLIPVLSIIVAVAILLGISYKYSLCGIRKRAQKHLREKLKK, encoded by the exons atgaatgtcgaagtg TGTAAAAGGTTCAAGAATGTATGGGAGGATTTTCCCGATAAATTGGTTAATGAAAAGTATCATTTTAATGATGATAAACTTTTCAAAACCTATTGTACTAATAATTGTACTAGTTATATCAATAAAATGAATGCtggatttttatatttttttaatgaattcTTTGGTAATTCTTCTGTGTTTGAGTCTGTTGCAAAAAGTAATATCAATATTGTTgaatacattatgatatggttaagttatatgtttaACCTAAAGAAAGATAACAGCATTAACACTATAGATATGTTTTATAGTAATtatatagataataataagtataaaaattctatatacGATGCTGGTGCTTATAATAGTTATGATgatcttataaataaaaaaaaagaattgaTGAATATGAagattaaagatatatctaaattttatgatccatttaaattattatgtgaaatgtataatgaatttgatgaaaataagaAAGATTGCACACAATATTCGGAAAAAGCTAAAcaatttgttgaaaaatatgaaaaacttaATGGAGATCCTAATAATACTGATGACAGTTCATATAAACAATTATTGTGTACtttatcaactgattatgataattttaaaaagaaatgtAACGATAGTTCATCGCTTCCAACGATAGACAAAACAAAAATTCCTGAAAAATGTTCTAAACAAATTTCTGGACACATTTCTGAAgttacatcatcaagttcgtcgatagcaagcaaattaattccagttttatcgataatAGTTGCAGTAGCAATTTtgttaggaatttcttataag tattcgctATGTGGAATTCGGAAACGAGCTCAAAAACATTtgagagaaaagctaaaaaaataa
- a CDS encoding PIR protein gives MPVNLCDGLTTADNGLVFDRNSKNYTFSGSYTNKYCPDNNCDNDNNKKISSAFIGLLGFYKEVVDMKNMESDKIAEYAILWLCHILNQKTENGTTTLNDFYTEHIKKNSHYNQETIGDSNNKIKIDVIDAKIKSMNMNIKDISNFYEIFKLLCMMDGEVDKKNLQCNTCLKNAKEFYEKYEKLKNGLDINKGSSYFQLLYSLSNDYDKFKEKYKKVCSNTESFEACSRSSVTKSPVTECPVTNSPVTNSPMTNCPVTECPVTKNTLITIAIIFVASSILLGVSYKYSLFGFRKRSQKQHLRENLKK, from the exons atgccTGTTAATCTG tGTGATGGACTTACAACAGCTGATAATGGTCTTGTCTTCGATCGAAATTCTAAAAATTATACGTTTAGTGGAAGTTATACCAATAAGTATTGTCCTGATAATAATtgtgataatgataataacaaaaaaattagttCTGCTTTTATAGGATTGCTAGGTTTCTATAAGGAAGTTGTtgatatgaaaaatatggaGAGTGATAAAATTGCTGAATAcgctattttatggttatGTCACATACTGAATCAAAAAACAGAAAATGGAACCACTACATTAAACGATTTTTATActgaacatataaaaaaaaatagtcaTTATAATCAGGAAACAATTGgtgatagtaataataagATTAAGATAGATGTTATAGatgcaaaaataaaatcgatgaatatgaatattaaagatatatctaatttttatgaaatatttaaattattatgtatgaTGGATGGTGAagttgataaaaaaaatctcCAATGCAATACATGTTTAAAAAATGCTAAagaattttatgaaaaatatgaaaaacttaaaaatggtttagatattaataaaggaaGTTCTTATTTTCAACTATTGTAtagtttatcaaatgattatgacAAATTTaaagagaaatataaaaaagtatGTAGTAATACCGAATCCTTTGAAGCTTGTTCACGAAGTTCAGTGACAAAAAGTCCAGTGACAGAATGTCCAGTGACAAATAGTCCAGTGACAAATAGTCCAATGACAAATTGTCCAGTGACAGAATGTCCAGTGacaaaaaatacactaattacaattgcaattatatttgttgcatcatcaattttattgggagtttcttataag tattcgttatttggatttcggaaacgatctcaaaaacaacatttaagagaaaatctaaaaaagtaa
- a CDS encoding PIR protein: MAEFMCKRFENIWSAFPDTLSNGNYQFKDYEIINSYCNNNCTTELDKVNVICLWLFEKNFENNSSFVNNAKSNINIVEYIIIWLSYMLSLKSHDEITNINDFYDKYIKKGEKYIKEINDVSDYKSYKDLIDKKQYLMNINKNVISKFYNALKSLCNMYNEFNDDDPKCETYLEKAKEFVEKYKELNEYHNNTKDSPYNQILSTLSNDYNVLKDKCNSAQSVNFPSLPTFSRRSVIKNTLTSITFIFVAVSIFLGIAYKYSLFGFRKRSQKQHLRKKLKK, encoded by the exons ATGGCTGAATTtatg TGTAAAAGGTTCGAGAATATATGGAGTGCTTTTCCCGATACATTGAGTAATGGAAACTATCAATTTAAAGATTATGAAATTATCAATTCatattgtaataataattgtacGACTGAGCTCGATAAAGTTAATGTAATATGTTTATGGTTGTTTGAGAAAAATTTTGAGAATAATTCTTCGTTTGTGAATAATGCAAAAAGTAATATCAACATTGTTGAATACATTatcatatggttaagttatatgttaagcCTAAAATCACATGATGAAATCACcaatataaatgatttttatgataaatatataaagaagGGTGAGAAGTATATCAAGGAAATAAATGATGTTAGTGATTATAAGAgttataaggatcttatagataaaaaacaatatttgatgaatataaataagaacgttatatctaaattttataatgcattaaaatcattatgtaacatgtataatgaatttaatgatGACGATCCAAAGTGCGAGACATATTTAGAAAAAGCTAAAgaatttgttgaaaaatataaagaacttAATGAATATCATAATAATACTAAAGACAGTCCCTATAATCAAatattgtctacattatcaaatgattataatgttttaaaaGATAAATGTAATTCTGCTCAATCTGTCAATTTCCCATCTCTTCCAACTTTTTCACGAAGATCAGTAATAAAAAACACACTAACTTCaattacatttatatttgttgcagtATCAATTTTCTTGGGGATTgcatataag tattcgctatttggatttcggaaacgatctcaaaaacaacatttaagaaaaaagctaaaaaaataa
- a CDS encoding PIR protein yields MDDDLCGKIDFLRKHFPDESSEKAEIEFKKISNFDKYCPDGNCNTELDKIAIGFLWLLEKYFTKYPIKGNTGYNTEPFFIYIILWLSNKLNQSKNNNTTNINDFYTQHVIGSNKHSNFKDVAYKFSGLEEFINKQKELLNINIKDLSKFYDASKLICRMYGNFATNLNKDELLNNANEFVIKYQELNGGSNNTSDSSCEQILSALSTDYGILRNKRNDITFLPEITANISALRSGYTLSSSSIGSKLFTVLSIFGAIAFFLGISYKYSLFGFRKRAQKQYLREKIKNIKKKMNR; encoded by the exons ATGGATGATGATCTA TGTGGAAAAATTGATTTTTTGAGGAAGCATTTCCCTGATGAATCAAGTGAAAAAGCAGAAAtcgaatttaaaaaaattagtaaTTTCGATAAGTACTGCCCTGATGGAAACTGTAATACTGAACTCGATAAAATTGCGATTGGATTTTTATGGTTacttgaaaaatattttactaaataCCCAATTAAAGGCAATACTGGATATAATACTGaaccattttttatttatattatcttaTGGTTAAGTaacaaattaaatcaaaGCAAAAATAACAACACCACTAATATAAACGATTTTTACACTCAGCATGTAATTGGTAGTAATAAACATAGTAATTTTAAAGATGTCGCCTACAAATTTTCAGGTCTTGAGGAAttcataaataaacaaaaagaattgttgaatattaatattaaagatctgtctaaattttatgatgcatccAAATTAATATGTAGGATGTATGGTAATTTTGCAACGAATCTAAATAAGGATGAACTGTTAAATAATGCGAATGAATTTGTTATAAAATATCAAGAACTTAATGGAGGTTCTAATAATACTAGTGACAGTTCATGTGAACAAATATTGTCTGCtttatcaactgattatggtattttaagaaataaaCGTAATGATATTACATTTCTTCCAGAGATAACAGCAAATATTTCTGCACTAAGATCTGGATATACAttatcaagttcgtcgataggaagcaaattatttacagttttatcgatatttggtgcaatagcattttttttaggaatttcttataag tattcgttgtttggatttcggaaacgagctcaaaaacaatatttaagagaaaaaataaaaaatataaagaagaaaatgaatcgttaa
- a CDS encoding PIR protein: MDNTLCRRFDTLRNYLPDDLSKPITSDINRLGNIKNYCSNEESGKTECKTDLDKINGGCIWLFEQLFVKNQNDINIVEYIIIWLSYKLNQKLHEGINNLNDFYEAHIMNNTYYNKCDNGGQDCSNSLKEIMGYTNYKEIIDNKKELLNTNFEYMSKFYDAFKSLCNMYTELNANDTTDKKYLENAKEFVKKYKQLNEDSGISGDSSYRQILSTLSNDYNNFKNYCSRSKVDCSDIPLLPDIKTKENGVQNSDPSSEHISEVTSSSSSIKNKLIPFVSIIVAIPIFLGIFYKYSLFGFRKRPQKQHLREKLKK; this comes from the exons ATGGATAATACCTTg tgTCGAAGGTTTGATACATTGAGAAACTATTTACCCGATGACTTAAGCAAACCTATAACTAGTGATATTAATCGTTTAGGGAACATTAAGAATTATTGTTCTAATGAAGAATCAGGGAAAACAGAATGTAAGACTGATctcgataaaataaatggtgGATGTATATGGTTGTTTGAGCAATTGTTTGTGAAAAATCAAAATGATATCAATATTGTTGAATACATTatcatatggttaagttataaattaaatcaaaaGTTGCACGAAGGAATCAACAAtctaaatgatttttatgaAGCGCACATAATGAATAATACGTATTATAATAAGTGTGATAATGGTGGTCAAGATTGTAGTAATtcattaaaagaaataatgggatatacaaattataaggaAATCATAGATAACAAAAAGGAATTATTGAATACTAATTTTGAGtatatgtctaaattttatgatgcatttaaatcattatgtaacatgtataCTGAACTTAATGCAAACGACACAACAGATAAgaaatatttagaaaatgctaaagaatttgttaaaaaatataaacaactTAATGAAGATTCAGGGATTAGTGGAGATAGTTCATATAGACAAatattgtctacattatcaaatgattataataattttaaaaattattgtagTAGAAGTAAAGTTGATTGTAGTGATATTCCGCTACTTCCagatataaaaacaaaagaaaatgGTGTGCAAAATTCTGACCCGAGTTCCGAACACATTTCTGAAgttacatcatcaagttcatcgataaaaaacaaattaattccatTTGTATCGATAATTGTTGCAATACCAATATTCTTgggaattttttataag tattcattatttggatttcggaagcgacctcaaaaacaacatttaagagaaaagctaaaaaaataa
- a CDS encoding PIR protein encodes MDKNLCSNFLLVRNWFPDKLGSNGDYQFKDAEHLQKYCDDGKCNGPLDKISAGCLYFFNEFFKDASVFRSVAKSNIDIVDYIIIWLSYMLNLKENTGSTISHIKHFYDTTIDNDKYKKPIDNISEYKSYKDLIDKKHDLKNKDMNKNIISKLYDAFNILCNMYTGFDESKANCENISEKARQFVEKYKELNVNCDITGNSSCSKILYTLSIDYINFKNKCNDIPPLPGIASEIFAQRFGFTSSSSIATKLFIVLSIFGAIGIFLGISYKYSLFGFRKRFQKQKLREKLKNIKKRMNQ; translated from the exons atGGATAAAAAtctg TGTAGTAATTTCCTTTTAGTAAGGAACTGGTTTCCCGATAAATTGGGAAGTAATGGTGACTATCAATTTAAAGATGCTGAACATTTACAAAAGTATTGTGATGATGGAAAATGTAATGGTCCTCTCGATAAAATTagtgctggatgtttatatttttttaatgaattttttaagGATGCTTCTGTGTTTAGGTCTGTTGCCAAAAGCAACATCGACATTGTTGattacattattatatggttaagttatatgttaaacctaaaAGAAAATACTGGTAGCACCATTAGCcatataaaacatttttatgatACAACTATAGATAATGATAAGTACAAAAAACCTATAGATAATATTTCGGAGTATAAAAgttataaggatcttatagataaaaaacaCGATTTGAAGAATAAggatatgaataaaaatattatatctaaattatatgatgcatttaatatattatgtaatatGTATACTGGATTTGATGAAAGCAAGGCAAATTGTGAGAACATTTCGGAAAAAGCTCGTcaatttgttgaaaaatataaagaacttAATGTAAATTGTGATATTACTGGAAACAGTTCATGTagtaaaatattgtatacTTTATCAAttgattatattaattttaaaaataaatgtaacgATATTCCACCTCTTCCAGGGATAGCATCAGAAATTTTTGCACAAAGATTTGGATTtacatcaagttcgtcgatagcaacaaaattatttatagttttatcgatatttggtgcaataggaatttttttgggaatttcgtataag tattcattatttggatttcggaaacgatttcaaaaacaaaaattaagagaaaagctaaaaaatataaagaagagaatgaatcaataa